A genomic segment from Phragmites australis chromosome 6, lpPhrAust1.1, whole genome shotgun sequence encodes:
- the LOC133921019 gene encoding two-component response regulator ORR23-like: MRPEERNGAVGRVRDQFPVGMRVLAVDDDPVCLKVLETLLRRCQYHVTTTNQAVIALRMLRENRDMFDLVISDVHMPDMDGFKLLELVGLEMDLPVIMMSVNGETKTVMKGITHGACDYLLKPVRLEELRNIWQHVVRRKFSNRERANVDPYEECNKPANADFDHVHSPITCGSPDQSGRPSKKRKEYHSEEEDEGEESNGQENDDPSAPKKPRVVWSVELHRKFVAAVNQLGIEKAVPKRILELMNVEKLTRENVASHLQKYRLYLKRLSAVASQQASIVAALGGSDPFMRMGAFEGLQAYQAFTSSAALSSFSPQGLLNRNNPTSFGPIQIATGNSTTSHSIGDPSKYHLSLLSNRQGNLAQGLTASVGQVQLPQKWIHEESDDLSTILSGNGLANGAPGTLQSVTNSPFLQQELVECRQAKVVIQPPIKTSSASSEHLEGNVGVSSSLMDSHVSQQSSLPLSAFSSSGLTINGSFGNNNVAKLGAASSGGTHICPSNGLRVARDNKVGASSFGSVILLPPDTVQNPKYLNFGGGSSLRQNMDGGNADSLLDSKLVWSSLPSCQLSSNIGGHHPVSQRPNNGSLGARMIGQTSASASTAAPQTKIDMFISGDFLTQKNASDLSFPKLQSELSSTSCSFDGLLNSIIKVEKDDASFSDDLGCDFYSLGACI; the protein is encoded by the exons ATGAGACCGGAGGAGAGGAATGGTGCGGTGGGCAGGGTGAGGGACCAGTTCCCGGTCGGCATGCGGGTCCTCGCCGTCGACGACGACCCGGTGTGTCTCAAGGTGCTTGAGACCCTCCTGCGGCGCTGCCAGTATCATG TGACAACAACGAATCAGGCTGTTATCGCCCTGAGGATGCTAAGGGAAAACAGGGACATGTTTGATTTAGTTATCAGTGATGTCCACATGCCAGACATGGACGGCTTTAAGCTTCTGGAGCTTGTGGGGCTTGAAATGGACCTCCCTGTCATTA TGATGTCGGTGAATGGAGAGACCAAAACTGTAATGAAGGGGATAACTCATGGTGCTTGTGACTATCTCCTAAAACCTGTTCGACTTGAAGAGCTTAGGAATATCTGGCAGCATGTTGTTCGAAGGAAATTCAGTAACCGTGAACGTGCCAATGTTGATCCCTATGAGGAGTGCAATAAGCCAGCAAATGCAGATTTTGATCATGTCCACAGCCCAATTACATGTGGGTCACCTGACCAAAGTGGGAGACCCAGCaagaagaggaaggaataccatagtgaagaggaagatgaaggcGAGGAGAGTAATGGTCAAGAGAACGATGACCCTTCAGCTCCAAAGAAGCCAAGGGTTGTTTGGTCGGTAGAACTGCACCGGAAATTTGTTGCTGCTGTTAACCAGCTTGGAATTGAGA AAGCTGTGCCAAAGAGGATACTTGAGCTCATGAATGTTGAAAAACTCACCAGGGAAAACGTTGCAAGTCACCTACAG AAGTACAGACTCTATCTCAAACGGCTAAGTGCTGTGGCATCGCAACAAGCTAGCATTGTTGCTGCTTTGGGAGGTAGTGACCCCTTTATGCGCATGGGTGCATTTGAAGGACTCCAGGCTTATCAAGCTTTTACCTCTTCAGCAGCTCTGTCATCTTTTAGCCCTCAGGGGTTATTAAATAGAAATAATCCAACATCATTTGGGCCAATTCAGATTGCAACCGGCAATTCCACAACAAGCCATTCCATTGGTGATCCAAGTAAATATCACCTTAGCTTACTGAGTAACCGACAAGGAAATTTAGCACAAGGTTTGACAGCTTCAGTTGGGCAGGTCCAGCTGCCACAAAAGTGGATCCATGAAGAATCTGACGATCTGTCTACTATCCTTTCTGGGAATGGCCTGGCTAATGGTGCTCCTGGCACACTCCAAAGTGTCACAAACAGTCCTTTTCTGCAGCAAGAGCTTGTGGAATGCAGACAAGCCAAAGTTGTTATCCAGCCACCAATTAAAACTTCATCTGCAAGTTCagaacatcttgaaggcaacgTTGGAGTTTCCTCCAGTCTGATGGATTCTCATGTATCCCAGCAGAGTAGTCTTCCCTTATCTGCATTTTCTTCCAGTGGGCTGACTATAAATGGCTCATTTGGCAATAATAATGTAGCTAAGTTGGGTGCTGCATCCTCTGGAGGCACACATATTTGTCCTTCAAACGGCCTGAGGGTAGCAAGAGACAACAAAGTGGGAGCTAGCTCTTTTGGTAGTGTGATACTTTTGCCTCCAGATACTGTGCAAAACCCAAAGTACTTGAATTTTGGGGGTGGGAGCAGTTTGAGACAGAACATGGATGGAGGGAATGCAGACAGTCTATTGGATTCAAAGCTTGTATGGAGTTCATTACCGAGCTGTCAACTATCAAGTAATATTGGAGGTCATCATCCCGTGAGCCAAAGACCGAATAATGGTAGCCTTGGTGCCAGAATGATTGGACAGACAAGTGCAAGTGCTTCGACAGCTGCTCCACAAACGAAGATTGACATGTTCATTTCAGGAGATTTTCTGACGCAAAAGAATGCATCGGATTTGAGCTTTCCTAAGCTCCAGAGTGAGCTTAGTTCTACTAGCTGCAGCTTCGATGGTCTTCTCAATTCCATAATCAAAGTG GAAAAGGATGATGCTTCCTTCAGCGATGATCTGGGATGTGACTTCTATTCCCTGGGCGCGTGTATATGA
- the LOC133921020 gene encoding pentatricopeptide repeat-containing protein At5g27460, which produces MLTPPENKQAHEPGPWAMATAARRSRLAGLLLLASRTNPKSLPSFSSSSSSGPSKTARVREDDLLSRRLLRLHFRPPRGGAAAAVERWARERGHVSQPELRHAVAQLRRARRYEHALEIFSWMDSCNSLELSSWDHAARLDLIAKAHGTSQAEEYYKQLQSAGAKRAASFPLLHCYVTERNAQKAETFMAELQSCGLPVDPHSFNEMMKLYVATCQYEKVLSVIDLMKRNNIPRNVLSYNLWMNACAEVSGVASVQSVFKEMVNDDMVEVGWSTYCTLANILRMHGLDTKARTCLRKAETKLSSTGRLGYSFIMTCYAALNDSEGVMRLWEASKSVPGRTPTANYMSAILCSIKVGDISQAEWIFGTWEAECRKHDVRVSNILLGTYVRNGWIEKAERLHLHMLEKGARSNYKTWEILLEGYVQSRQMDKAVDAMKKGLSLLKSCHWRPPLELVEAIAKHFEEHGNVDDANRYIKVLQRLQLTNLPLYKSLLRTYINADVVAPNISEMIARDQIAMDEEIDQLIIHASKIVITCNG; this is translated from the exons ATGCTAACCCCACCTGAAAACAAGCAAGCCCACGAACCGGGCCCATGGGCGATGGCCACTGCCGCGCGACGCTCGCGCCTCGccggtctcctcctcctcgcctcccgcACAAACCCTAAATCCCTCCCCTCCTTCTCATCCTCGTCCAGCTCCGGGCCTTCCAAGACCGCCCGCGTCCGCGAGGACGACCTCCTCTCGCGGCGCCTCCTCCGGCTCCACTTCCGCCCGCCGCGCGGgggcgccgcggccgccgtcgAGAGATGGGCCCGGGAGCGCGGCCACGTCTCGCAGCCGGAGCTCCGTCACGCAGTCGCGCAGCTGCGGCGCGCGCGCCGCTACGAGCACGCACTCGAG ATTTTCTCCTGGATGGACTCATGCAACTCTCTTGAATTGTCATCATGGGATCATGCAGCAAGACTGGACTTGATTGCTAAAGCTCACGGAACTTCTCAAGCCGAGGAATACTACAAGCAACTACAGAGCGCTGGTGCCAAAAGGGCTGCATCGTTCCCTCTCCTCCATTGCTATGTTACAGAAAGAAATGCACAGAAGGCTGAAACCTTTATGGCTGAGTTGCAGAGTTGCGGTCTGCCTGTTGATCCTCACTCATTCAATGAAATGATGAAGCTGTATGTTGCAACCTGTCAGTATGAGAAGGTCCTTAGTGTAATTGATCTCATGAAACGGAACAACATTCCCAGAAATGTTCTCTCCTACAACCTTTGGATGAATGCATGTGCTGAAGTCTCTGGTGTTGCCTCTGTACAATCAGTGTTCAAGGAGATGGTGAATGATGATATGGTCGAGGTTGGTTGGAGCACATACTGCACATTAGCCAATATCTTGAGGATGCATGGACTCGATACTAAAGCGCGGACTTGCCTTAGGAAAGCTGAAACAAAACTGTCCTCAACAGGGCGCTTAGGATACTCTTTTATAATGACATGTTATGCGGCTCTGAATGACAGCGAGGGGGTTATGAGGCTGTGGGAGGCTAGTAAAAGTGTCCCAGGCAGAACCCCCACTGCAAACTACATGAGTGCTATCTTATGTTCGATAAAAGTTGGCGACATAAGCCAGGCCGAGTGGATCTTTGGAACATGGGAAGCAGAGTGCAGGAAGCATGATGTGCGTGTTTCGAATATTCTTCTTGGCACTTATGTGAGGAATGGGTGGATAGAGAAGGCTGAGAGGCTCCACctccacatgctagagaaaggcGCGCGTTCAAATTACAAGACATGGGAGATATTGCTGGAAGGATACGTTCAGAGTAGGCAGATGGACAAAGCTGTGGATGCAATGAAGAAAGGTTTATCTTTGTTGAAGAGTTGCCATTGGAGACCTCCACTTGAACTGGTGGAGGCCATTGCAAAACATTTCGAGGAGCATGGCAATGTGGATGATGCAAATAGATACATTAAGGTTCTCCAAAGGTTGCAGCTGACAAACTTGCCCCTGTACAAGTCATTGCTTCGAACATACATTAATGCTGATGTTGTGGCACCGAATATTTCTGAGATGATAGCAAGAGATCAGATTGCTATGGACGAAGAAATTGACCAATTGATCATACATGCTAGCAAGATAGTTATCACATGCAATGGATAG